TACCAGTCAGGTTTCTCGGTCTCGCAACTGAGGATACCGTCCGCAAGCCACTGAGGCTGAGTTCCCGGGTTGGCAGTGGTCCAGGACCATTTGACGGAACCGCTGGTCTTGCTGAAAGCAACAGGGCCGCGGTATTCGCCGGAGCTGATCCAGCCGTTCCAGCCGGTGTTGATAACATGGCCCGCGTCAACCGCAGGACCATTGTAATCCTGAGCATTACAGGTGGCCGCCCAGTTCAGGGCGCCCGTGGTAGCATCGATGCTGTAGAAAATACCACCGCTCATATACGGCGGATAATCCACATACTGGTTGTAGCTGCTGGCCGTGAACAGGGTCGGAGCGCCTTCGAAGACATCAAAAGCAATGGTGCCGGTGAAGGCTTCCGCGCCGCAGTTCTCGGGGTTCAGGTTGCACAACTGCTGGTTGGCAAACTGCCAGATCGTCGTGCCGGTGCAGGCGTCAACGGCAAAAATGTCGCCGTTGCTGATGTTGGCATCGATACCGACATAGATAACAGTACCGTCGGTGCTGATACCCTTCAGGATGGCGCCGCCAAGACTGATCGGGTTCACCGCCCAGCCGGCATACTTGACGCCGGTCAGAGCTTCCAGAGCATAAATGCTGCCGTTATCGTCGGAGTAGACGATGACTTCGGTTCCACCGCAGTCCACGATCACGGACGGACCGTAGGTCATGAAGTGCTGGCTGTGGAACATGAAGTTCTTGGTCCAGATGATGGCGCCGGTGTTGAGATCGAAAGCCGTGAAGGCTTTGGCATCACCGCCGGCCGTGAAGACCATCGGACCATATCCGGCGACATCATATACGGTCGGGGTGCTGTAGCAGCCGGAACCGATATGGAAACCGTCGTGCGGCTTGTTCCAGATTTCCGCGCCGGTATTGAGATCGATACAGGCCAGATAATCGAGGAAGTAGCAGACGATCTTGTCGCCGAAGATAACAGGGCTGTTCAAGTTGCTGGGCAGACCGGTCGGCTGAACATAGGTCCAGGCCTTGGTCAGGTTGCCCTGAGCATCTTCACCCAGTGAGCTGGCTGAAGCGTTGGTGCGGCCGAAATCGTGGGCCAGAGTGGGCCACTGATCGCCGGGCGAGCAGACTCTTTCCGGCAGCGGCACGCAGCAGACATAAGCCTCGAAAACGAAGTTCGCATCGAGACCCCAGTCATCGGCCATAGTGCCCCAGGCACCCGGTCCCCAGGTTTCGCAGGAGCGGGCTGAACCGCAGCTGCCGTCATCCGACAGGGTGGAGATACCGTGAAGGGTATCTGCGGCCAGAGAGGTGAAACCAATCCAGACATCCTGATCGAAGACGAAACCGTCACCGCTATAGGACGCCCAGTGGAAGGACGACGCGGTCGGGGTCGGGGTGGCAATACCGTAATCAGCCGGAGTCAGGATCTTCTGGAACAACAGGGTTCCGGGAAGACCGCCGCCGCCATCAGCGGCATAGACATTCAGCTCGGTATTTTCTGTGTAACGAGGCCAGGTATATTGCGCCCTGTTCCAATACCAGTAAACATCAAAATTCTCCAACCGGCAGCCGAGACCTGACGGATTGAACAACTGGTATTCACCAATGTC
The DNA window shown above is from Candidatus Zixiibacteriota bacterium and carries:
- a CDS encoding PQQ-binding-like beta-propeller repeat protein, translating into DIGEYQLFNPSGLGCRLENFDVYWYWNRAQYTWPRYTENTELNVYAADGGGGLPGTLLFQKILTPADYGIATPTPTASSFHWASYSGDGFVFDQDVWIGFTSLAADTLHGISTLSDDGSCGSARSCETWGPGAWGTMADDWGLDANFVFEAYVCCVPLPERVCSPGDQWPTLAHDFGRTNASASSLGEDAQGNLTKAWTYVQPTGLPSNLNSPVIFGDKIVCYFLDYLACIDLNTGAEIWNKPHDGFHIGSGCYSTPTVYDVAGYGPMVFTAGGDAKAFTAFDLNTGAIIWTKNFMFHSQHFMTYGPSVIVDCGGTEVIVYSDDNGSIYALEALTGVKYAGWAVNPISLGGAILKGISTDGTVIYVGIDANISNGDIFAVDACTGTTIWQFANQQLCNLNPENCGAEAFTGTIAFDVFEGAPTLFTASSYNQYVDYPPYMSGGIFYSIDATTGALNWAATCNAQDYNGPAVDAGHVINTGWNGWISSGEYRGPVAFSKTSGSVKWSWTTANPGTQPQWLADGILSCETEKPDWYVVGNNYDFLTFYNSDNGQDMFHRRMARGSLYMHHYSPSMDDGHFLVGYIQKLFCLTEQEPRPRLDLPQYTIYTPVEFGSPDNHTVIFPNA